In Halothermothrix orenii H 168, the sequence TGGATATCGAAAAGGAATTTTCCCTTGAAGGACTAATTACTTTTAAATACTTCAAGAAAATAATATTCCTACTGAAGAAAAAAGTAATTCTGGAGCTGGTGCACTTACCAAAAGTAGATACTAAACTTGATAATATCATTGATCTACTGGAAACAAAAGTAGAACTTGAAGAAGATATTATTGATCGTTTAGACACTAAAATTGAGCTTGAAGAAGATATTATTGAACGTCTGGATACAAAAATTGAATTAGAAGAAGATATTGTTGATAGATTAGATACTATTATTGAACAGCTTGAAGTTAAAATTGGCCTGGAAACAGAACAACCAGAAGTAGACTGTGAATGTGCTGTTGTCGGAATTGGAACTGGTCAGGTTGTACAGGGACAGGATACTGGAACATTAAATATAAGTGTCTGTGAAGATTGTACAATTGATAACAGTTTCTTTATGATAACTATATTAAATCCCGAGGGTATGCCATTAAGAAGAATTAACTCTGTTACTTTTGAAACTGAAGAATGTGACTTAACAGATGGCGACGGAACTGTTACTATAACTGGCACAGCTGAAGTCAGGGTTGGTCAGGGCACTACCAGACTACAGGATTTTACACTGGTTTTAGATGTAGAAGATTTCAATGTAACTTCCTTTACCATCACCACTGATAATGTTACCAGGGAAGTGGAAAATATTCCTCCTGGAGACATTGTTGTAGAAGAAATTTGCAATAGTCTGTAACAATAATCTGTAACAAAAATAAAAATTACAACAATTGTTATAAATAAATTAGTAATTTTAGTATTTAATATTACCGCAAGCTTGTATTAAGGCTTGCGGTATTTTTAACATGATAATATTTTAGTTGGCCGAAATTTGTTAAAAAATCCTTAAATATACTTAAATATATATGATAAAAATTAATTTAAATACATTATAAATATATATGGCATATAGTTATCCACAAAAAACTAAAATTATCCACAAAATTATTATTATTGCGCAAAATGTGTATTTTACGAAGAAAAATAAACCTGTTTATTACCATATATTAGACAATATGTGATATAATAATTATTTTAAAAATGATATTTTATAAAATGTTATGTCAAAATAAGTAAGTAGAGTCAAATTAATAAGATTTAAGATGCTTGTGGATAATTTGGGATAATTATTTTATAACATTTGTAGATCCTTATAAAAATGTTGTTTAAATAATGTTATTTACAAGTTCTTTTAACGATTTATCAAATTATATAAAACTACAAAAATGTATAAAATTATTTTTAATTCTTTATTATAATATTTTATTTATAACATTTTTCTGTAATATCTCAATTGACAAGTTAACTTTTAATTTTGAGATGAAAAAAATTAAAAAAAACTCCTGATTATTTCAGGAGTTTAGTTTTGATTTTTTAAATTCCTGATATCGTCTGTGAACTGTTGCTCTGGATACATCATAGCCCAGTCCCCTCAAGGTTGCTGCAATCTCAGAAAATGTTAACTTTTTATTTCTCAATTTAATAATTTCTTCAACCGGAACCTTCTTTTTCTTCCTGCCTCCATTCTTATTCCTTTTTTTATATTTTAAATTTTTGTGTGGTTTATACTTCTTTTCATTTATTGCTTTACGCATACCTCTACTTATTTTTCTATTTACTAGCTTTTGTTGGTATTCTTCAACAACACATAAAATTTCAATAATCATCTCTTCCAGGTCATTCAGAGCGATAGGACCTTTATCTTCAAGGGTTATTACTTTCCCGCCAAGTTTATGTATTTGATGAATAAGGGCCATTTTAGTATTACCCCTTCCAAGACGGGTACTATCCTGAACTATAACATATTCTACAAATCCTTCTTTTATAAGATCAAGGACTTTTAAAATACCATCTCTCTCTTCAGAGAAACCACTTTCCTTTTCCTTTATTATTTTTTTAATTTTAAAGCCATTCTTAAAAGCAAATTCAACTAATTCGTCAATTTGCCTGTCAAGACTTGTTTTTTGTTCTTCTTTTGTAGTACTGACCCTGGCGTATATAACTGCATTCATTAAAAAACAACTCCTTATTCATAATTAAAAATTTGTATTTTTATTTTATAGTCTATATACTGGAAATTAAAAATCAATATAACTGGAATCAATTAACTGGAATTAATATTTGTTGTCCAGGCTGTATAATGGATTTATCAAGGTTATTGATTTGTTTTATTTTATAGACCATTTTTCGGGGGTCTTCGTTATAACTATTATATTTATTTGCGATACTCCAGAGAGTTTGTCCTGA encodes:
- a CDS encoding YneB family resolvase-like protein; the encoded protein is MNAVIYARVSTTKEEQKTSLDRQIDELVEFAFKNGFKIKKIIKEKESGFSEERDGILKVLDLIKEGFVEYVIVQDSTRLGRGNTKMALIHQIHKLGGKVITLEDKGPIALNDLEEMIIEILCVVEEYQQKLVNRKISRGMRKAINEKKYKPHKNLKYKKRNKNGGRKKKKVPVEEIIKLRNKKLTFSEIAATLRGLGYDVSRATVHRRYQEFKKSKLNS